One Nostoc punctiforme PCC 73102 DNA window includes the following coding sequences:
- the dpdE gene encoding protein DpdE yields MIKLGLLVQSQNNSLGIGKVTEISDTNANVEYFCSIGQRLQKTLPLSSLSEVRLEPQARCYIKSQTQDKWIVGRVFIWDEDTEMYQIDLPDKKTAIATEEDIYVRCNLPNTDPIETLAMKGHETPYFHDKRLAFVKSLIKQRAVSRGMTGLISANINLYPHQVEVVRRVLEDPIQRYLLADEVGLGKTIEAGAILRQFLLDEPKRGAVVLVPQYLLKQWRTELENKFYISHFGKRVAVLAVEDIHKINLKARIGCLILDEAHHIAAMATSKDATVRQRFQTCKELAHKSDRLLLLSATPVLNHEQDFLAMLHLLDPATYKIGDLAGFRAKVESRQEIGRLLLSFKEGAEPAVLKSNLQQLRNLVTEDKYLQKLADDLENCLQANSTEQDQIVQAIRTHVSDIYRLHRRMLRNRRAAVEDVIFDRNFTPKEEYDLDERSPDIHELLNQWRGVAPGEKQYQRIFLLLFLAAGTWLGILEQVITARLTGKPHAKLTQEFKEDDIRLLTTTPKFSGEEEILQSFLKIIRQPQEDGGRTENLKTVLLNQLGTYFKIPANVRKNQKEFITRIQQRIKRPISGDILPKFIVFTSFVQTCGEIVRYLSDTFGAETIAKHQFGESPDKVEEGLSKFRNNPNCFILVCDRSGEEGLNLQFADWLIHFDLPWSPNQLEQRLGRLDRIGSKIGVQSCVLIGPYLEDSPHNAWYQVLKDGFGIFQQSIASLQFYVDDKLAELETALFQSSAAGLLEMISPIQEQIEAEIAKISEQNALDEIDANDEIATEYFQELDNYDACHLEMKRAIEGWICEALGFRGLNNPDSSEMRRYQPSTRTLVPINELKNRFADSYLDQFGTYNRRVANQNPGIKLFRVGEGFVEALWNYINWDDRGEAFALWRTDSSWDAKEGKEWFGFQCNYVVEANLRIAKQVLLDNKLDNSQFKNLQRRVDALFPPIIETIYVDGRNEPIRVVEDKALLSILQRPYKDKNNNQGRDYNLAKERLGIIDDFVDPSKWQNFCYEVRNTSAELLSNRPDFIDLCQSCSKVAEKKLANRVEQLRLRLNQQSWDNALAEELKIETALNAAILQGIRQPQIRLDSVGFIVVSGRSLVQFE; encoded by the coding sequence ATTAAGTCCCAAACTCAGGATAAATGGATAGTTGGGAGAGTTTTCATTTGGGATGAAGATACAGAAATGTATCAAATTGATTTACCAGATAAGAAAACTGCGATCGCTACTGAAGAAGACATTTACGTTCGTTGTAATCTCCCAAACACAGACCCCATCGAAACTCTAGCGATGAAGGGTCACGAAACGCCTTACTTCCACGACAAAAGATTGGCTTTCGTCAAATCCTTGATTAAGCAACGCGCTGTCAGTCGCGGGATGACAGGACTGATTTCGGCAAATATTAATCTTTATCCTCACCAAGTTGAAGTAGTGCGGCGGGTACTGGAAGACCCAATTCAACGCTACTTGCTAGCAGACGAGGTGGGACTTGGAAAAACCATCGAAGCGGGTGCGATTCTCCGTCAATTCCTCTTGGATGAACCGAAAAGGGGTGCGGTGGTATTAGTTCCGCAATATTTACTCAAACAATGGCGGACTGAGTTAGAAAACAAGTTTTACATTTCCCATTTTGGCAAACGGGTAGCGGTGCTGGCGGTTGAAGATATCCATAAAATCAACCTGAAAGCGAGGATAGGCTGCTTAATTTTAGATGAAGCTCATCATATCGCAGCAATGGCAACCTCCAAGGATGCAACAGTGCGCCAGCGTTTTCAGACTTGCAAAGAACTGGCTCATAAAAGCGATCGCTTACTTTTATTATCTGCCACTCCTGTTCTCAATCATGAGCAAGATTTCTTGGCAATGTTGCACTTGCTCGACCCAGCAACCTATAAAATTGGTGATTTAGCAGGTTTTCGCGCCAAAGTTGAAAGCCGTCAGGAAATTGGTAGACTTCTGCTTTCTTTCAAAGAAGGTGCTGAACCTGCTGTACTCAAAAGCAACTTGCAGCAACTACGAAACCTCGTAACTGAGGATAAGTATTTACAGAAGCTGGCGGATGATTTAGAAAATTGTTTACAAGCAAATTCTACCGAGCAAGATCAAATAGTCCAAGCGATTCGCACCCACGTCAGCGATATCTATCGACTACACCGCCGAATGCTTCGCAACCGTCGCGCGGCGGTGGAAGATGTGATCTTTGACCGCAATTTTACGCCCAAAGAAGAGTATGATTTAGACGAGCGATCGCCTGATATCCACGAACTACTCAATCAATGGCGTGGTGTTGCTCCTGGTGAAAAACAATATCAGCGAATTTTTCTCTTGTTATTCCTCGCTGCTGGTACCTGGTTAGGCATATTAGAACAGGTAATTACCGCCCGGTTAACTGGTAAGCCTCATGCTAAACTCACCCAGGAGTTTAAAGAAGATGATATTCGCCTATTAACTACAACCCCCAAATTCTCAGGCGAAGAAGAGATTCTGCAATCCTTCCTCAAAATTATTCGTCAACCCCAAGAAGATGGAGGACGGACGGAAAATTTGAAAACAGTGCTGCTGAATCAGCTAGGTACATACTTCAAAATTCCCGCAAACGTTCGGAAGAATCAAAAAGAATTCATTACCAGAATACAGCAGAGAATCAAGAGGCCAATTTCTGGCGATATTCTGCCCAAATTTATTGTATTCACCAGCTTTGTGCAAACTTGTGGCGAAATCGTCCGGTATTTGTCTGATACCTTTGGTGCAGAGACAATAGCCAAACATCAATTTGGAGAATCACCAGACAAAGTTGAGGAAGGCTTAAGTAAGTTTAGGAATAACCCCAACTGCTTTATTCTAGTATGCGATCGCTCTGGAGAAGAAGGACTCAACCTGCAATTTGCCGATTGGTTAATTCATTTTGACCTTCCTTGGTCGCCGAATCAATTAGAGCAAAGACTTGGTAGACTTGACCGCATTGGTAGCAAAATTGGAGTTCAATCTTGTGTCTTGATTGGCCCCTATTTGGAAGATAGCCCTCACAATGCTTGGTATCAAGTATTGAAAGATGGCTTTGGTATTTTCCAACAATCAATTGCGAGTTTACAGTTTTATGTGGATGATAAACTTGCAGAATTAGAAACAGCTTTATTTCAATCCAGTGCTGCTGGATTGTTGGAGATGATTTCGCCAATTCAAGAGCAAATTGAAGCCGAAATCGCCAAAATTAGCGAACAAAATGCTCTAGATGAAATTGACGCTAACGATGAAATTGCCACCGAGTATTTTCAAGAACTCGATAATTACGATGCTTGTCATCTAGAAATGAAACGAGCAATTGAAGGCTGGATTTGTGAAGCATTGGGATTTAGAGGACTCAATAACCCCGACTCATCAGAGATGCGACGTTATCAACCTTCAACGCGGACATTGGTTCCCATAAATGAGTTAAAAAACCGTTTTGCTGATAGTTACTTAGACCAATTTGGTACTTATAATCGCAGAGTAGCAAACCAGAATCCTGGTATTAAACTCTTTCGAGTCGGGGAAGGATTTGTTGAAGCACTATGGAACTACATAAACTGGGATGACCGAGGTGAAGCCTTTGCTCTGTGGCGCACTGATTCATCTTGGGATGCCAAAGAAGGGAAAGAATGGTTCGGTTTCCAATGCAACTATGTAGTCGAGGCAAATTTAAGAATTGCCAAACAAGTTTTACTAGATAACAAACTAGATAATTCTCAATTCAAAAACTTGCAGCGACGTGTTGATGCTCTATTTCCACCAATTATAGAAACTATCTATGTTGATGGTCGTAACGAGCCAATACGCGTTGTTGAAGATAAAGCTCTTTTAAGTATCCTGCAACGTCCATATAAAGATAAAAACAACAATCAAGGACGAGATTACAATCTCGCAAAAGAGCGCTTAGGAATTATTGACGATTTTGTTGATCCTAGTAAATGGCAAAATTTCTGCTATGAAGTACGTAACACCTCTGCGGAATTACTTTCAAATCGTCCCGATTTTATTGACTTATGCCAAAGTTGTTCTAAAGTCGCTGAGAAGAAATTAGCCAATAGAGTAGAACAATTACGCCTGCGTTTGAACCAACAAAGTTGGGATAATGCATTAGCTGAAGAATTGAAGATCGAAACTGCTTTAAATGCAGCCATTCTACAAGGTATTCGCCAGCCCCAGATTAGGCTTGATTCTGTCGGTTTTATTGTTGTATCGGGGCGATCGCTTGTGCAATTTGAGTGA